In Leptotrichia buccalis C-1013-b, the genomic window AGATGGAGTAAATGATGCACCGTCGCTTAAATTTGCTGATATTGGTGTAGCAATGGGAATTACAGGGACTGACGTTTCCAAGGGTGCGAGTGACATGATTTTGACTGATGATAACTTTACTACAATTGTTCATGCAATTGAAGAAGGAAGAAATATTTACAATAATATCAAAAAAACTATTATTTTCCTGCTTTCTTGTAACTTGGGAGAAATAATCTGTATTTTTCTTTCGACATTGTTAAATTGGGATTTACCATTAGTTGCAACACAATTATTATGGGTAAATTTGGTTACTGATACTTTACCAGCATTAGCACTTGGAATTGATCCAGGAGATAAGGATGTAATGAAACGTTCTCCAAGAAATCCTAAGGAAAGTTTCTTTTCTGAAGGTGCAGGAATGCGGGCAGTAATTGGCGGGGGATTAATCGGACTATTGACATTAGCTGCATTTTATATCGGAATTAGTGAAACTGGAATGATTGGAAATTTGGGACAGCTGGAAGCAATGGCAAAAGCTGGGAACGAAGCTGCAAAACATGCCTTGACGCAAGGTAGAACAATGGCATTTATTGTGCTTACAGTATCGCAGTTATTCTATTCATTGACAATGAGAAACAGTCAAAAAACGATATTTAAAATTGGAATTTTTAAGAACAAATATTTAATTTATTCGATTATAATCGGAATTGCATTGCAAATAGGATTAACTTCATTTGCACCTATTGCACAAGTATTTAAAGTAACAAAAATTTCATTTGGAAATTGGGATATCGTTTTAATGTTTGCATTAATACCTTTTGCAGTAAATGAAATTATAAAATTAATTTCAAACATAGAAAACAAATAAAAATTTAAATTATTTGAAAAAATCTTGACAAATATTAAAAATGTGGTAACATATAGTAAACAATCTAAATAAAAGAGTTTGGAGGAAATATAATGTCAAAAAAAGAATTTGTAGATGCTTATGCTAAAGCAACTGGAGAAACTAAAAAAAGAGCTGAAGAATTAGTAAATGCTTTTTTAGAAACAGCAGAAGAATTTTTAGTAAAAGGTGAGAATATTCAGTTTGTAGGCTGGGGAACTTTTGAAGTAAAAGAAAGAGCAGCTAGAGAAGGAAGAAATCCTTCAACTGGAGATCCAATCCAAATAGAAGCTAAAAAAGTAGTAAAATTCAAAGTTGGAAAAAAATTAGCAGACAAAGTTGCTGAAGCTAAATAATAAAATATTTTATTTCTTATAAATCAAAGCTATCTTGAGATAATAACTTTTCATTTTTTCAAGATAGTTTTTTGTTTACTTTATTAATTTTTTGTAATTATGTAATAAAACATTTATTATTAATAATTTGTCTAAATATTAAGTAAGATAAAATTCAAGGAAGTAAAAAATAATCAAAAAAGTAATTAAAAAGGAAATAATAATATTGCTTTAAAGAGAAAAAAATGTTATTATTTTATAGTAAGAAAAATTTAGTAGGATAGTAGGAAAGGTGAGGAAAAGATTATGAAAAGATTATTGATTTTAGTGAGTGCTTTGGCATTTATGGTTTTGAGTTGTGGTAATTCTAATGGTAGTAAAGGTGGTAATGGAACTGAAAGTGGAAATGGTTCCAAGAAGTATAGAATTGGGATTACACAGATTGCGTCACATCCTGCACTTGATAGTGCAAGAGAAGGCTTTAAAGATGCTTTTAAGGAAGCAGGAGTTACAGCTGATTTTGATGAGAAAAATGCAAATGGTGAAACAGCTAATGCAAATTTAATTGCAAATAATTTTGTCGGTTCAAAAGAAGATCTGATTTATGCCATTGCAACAAATGCGGCTCAACCGGCAGCACAGGCAACAAATGACGTACCTGTTGTATTTGCAGCAATTACAGATCCAGAATCTGCAGGTATTTTAAAAAATAATGTGACTGGTGTAAGTGACAGAATGGATGTAAAACAGCAGCTGGAATTATTAAAGAAATTGAGTCCTAATGTAAAAAAAGTTGGCGTAATTTACAATTCATCAGAACAAAATTCAAAAATTCAAGTGGAAGACTTGAAAAAAGCTGCAAAAGAATTGGGGATGAGTATTGTTGAAAAAAGTATTGTTCAAGCAAATGAAATACCGCAAGCAGCAGATAATTTGGTAAGAGAAGCAGATGCAGTTTACTTGCCTACAGATAATCTTGTAGCATCAGTTGTGAGTTTGATTACAGATAAAGCGACAGCAGCTAAAAAAATAGTATTTGGTGCTGAAGCAGCTCATGTAAAAGGTGGAGCATTGATTACACAAGGTGTGAGCTATTATGAAATAGGAAAAGAAGCTGGTAAAATGGCAATCGATATTTTGAAAAATGGTAAAAAGCCAAGTGAAATTAAATTTAAGACAATGCCTTTAAATGAAATTGTAATAAATGAAAAGACACTTGCAGCACTTGGAATTTCATTGCCAGAAGACATAAAATCCAAAGCTAAAATGGTTCAATAAGATTATAATATAATAACAATTGGGAAAGGAAAAAAATAACATGAAAAAAATATTATTAGTAGCAATGAGCTTATTAATGGTATTATCCTGTGGAAATAAAGGCGATAATACTGTTAGTGGGAACAAGGATTCGCAGGCATCAGATGGCAAGCAGGTCTATAAAATAGGTGTAACGCAGTTTATGGAACATCCGTCACTTAATTTAACTAAGCAAGGATTTGAAGATGCATTTAAAGAGGCTGGAATAAAAGCTGATTTTGATGAAAAAAATGCAAACGGAGAAGTAACAAATGCAAATTTAATTGCAACAAATTACAAGGCGGATAAAAAGGATTTAGTATTTGGAATTGCAACACCGTCAGCACAGGCATTGGCAAATAATATTACAGATATTCCTGTGTTATTTTCAGCAGTAACTGATCCTGCAAGTGCGAAACTTCTGAATCCAAATGTGACAGGAACAAGTGACAAAGTGGAAAATATTGCGGCTCAGCTTGACTTGTTAGCAAAAATAAAACCTGGATTAAAGAAAATTGGAGTTTTATATAATCCATCAGAACAAAATTCGACTGTTCAAGTTCAGGAAATTCAAAAAATTGCTAAAGAAAAAAATATAGAAGTTGTGCTGCAAGGAATAAGCAACTTTGGAGAATTGGCTCAGGCTACTAAAAATTTACTTGGAGCAACTGATGCGTTGTATCTTCCAACAGACAATCTTGTTGTATCTGGAGCAAACTTAATTACTTCAGAAGCGATTAATGCAAAAAAACCTGTAGTTGCAAGTGAAAATTCCACTGTAAAACTGGGAGCGTTATTTACAATGGGGCTTGATTATTACGCATTAGGAAAAAGAACTGGAGAAATGGCAATTGAAATTCTGAAAGGAAAACCTGTTTCTCAAATTCCTTTTGAAACTTCAAAACAAATGAAATTGTACGTAAATGAAAAAACAGCACAAGCATTAGGACTGGATGTAAAAAATTCTATGTTTAATGGGGCTGAATTTGTCAGTAAATAAAAAATAAATTTTGGAGAGAATAGAAAAGAAAGAGAGAAAAAAGTTAAATGAATGAATTATTAGTATTTTTGCAAAGTCTTCCAGAGGCTTTTAAAACAGGGTTTATATATTCGATAATGGTTATGGGAGTGTATTTGACTTATAAAATACTAGATTTTCCTGATATGTCAGTAGATGGAACTTTTCCATTAGGAGGATTTGTATTTGCAGCATTTGCACTTTCTAAAAACGGCTTTTTTGGAATTACAAGTCCTATTATGGGGCTTATTTTAGCGGTAATATGTGGAATGATTGCTGGTTATATTACAGGGGCATTGCACGTTTATTTAAAAATTAACGGACTACTTTCGGGGATTTTAGTAATGACGGGGCTTTATAGTATAAACTCCAGAATTGTCGGAATGCCAAATGTATTTATTTCGCCAGAGAGAAGTATTTATGAAATAATTTCGTATGAAAAGGATTTTGTGCCTTTTATAATTATGTTTGTTATTTTACTTATTTTAAAAGGTCTTTATGATTATAAAATTAAGGAAAATAAGTATATGATTAGAAGTTTGGCTACTTATACTGTTTTTGTAATAGGGTTAATTATTTATGTTGCAAATACGAAAGATGTTAAATTGATGTTAACTGTACTTATAGCTTTTGTTATAAAAATGATTATTGATTATGTTTTGACATCAAAATTTGGATTTGCGTTAAGAGCTTTGGGAAATAATGAGCAGCTAGTTGTAAGTTTAGGGGTAAATGAGAAAAGACTTAAAATATTTGGACTTATGCTTGCAAATGGTGTTGTAGCCTTATCAGGAGCGTTATTCGCACAAAATATTAAAGTTGCAGATTTACAGTCTGGAGTAGGGACAATCGTTATTGGACTTGCGGCAATTATTCTAGGACTTGGAGTATTGAAAAAATCTCGTATAATAAATGAAATTTCAATTGTTACAATAGGTTCTCTTATGTATTATTTTATTATAAACTTGGCGTTAATGTCAAACGGATGGACAAGAAGTCTATATGAAGGACTTCATTTCAGTGACAATATTATAAAAATACTAGAAATAAAACCAACTGATGTCAAAATTATAACAGCGATAATACTTGCGGCAATTTTATGGAACGAGCTTATTAAAAAGGCTAAAAAAGGTAAGAAAAAAGTAAAATTAATTAAGAAAGGGGAAGGGAACTAATGATAGAAATAAAAAATTTGTACAAGACTTTCTTCTCTGAACTTGGAACGGAAAAACAAGTATTTAAAGGTCTCAATTTTACAATAAATGATGGAGATTTCATAACAATTATCGGAAGTAACGGTGCTGGAAAATCAACTCTTTTAAATGTTTTAAATGGACAAATTATTCCAGACGGAGGAAACATCGTTTTAAATGGAAATGACATTACTAGTATTGAACAGCATAAAAGAGCAAAATGGATTTCACAAGTTTATCAAAATCCAACAATGGGAACAGCTCCATCAATGACGGTGCTGGAAAATCTGTCAATGGCAAAAAATAAAGGAAAACGATTTAATTTTACTTTTGGACTGGATACTAAAAATATCGAATTTTATAAAAAACAATTAGCAACTCTCGGACTTGGACTTGAAAATCAGCTGTTTACACAAGTAGGACTTCTATCTGGTGGGCAAAGACAATGTTTATCTTTAATAATGGCAACTTTGAACCGTCCAGACATCTTACTGCTGGATGAACACACAGCAGCACTTGACCCGCAGACTTCTGAAATAATTCTTGAAAAGACAAAGGAAATTATTGAAAAAAATAATATAACAAGTCTTATGATAACACATAATATGCAAGATGCTATAACTTATGGAAACAGACTAATTATGCTTCATGCTGGAGAAGTAATTTTTGATATAAAAGGTGAAGAAAAGAAAAAGCTGACAGTAGAAAAATTATTGGAAATGTTTAAAACAAAAGATGCCAAATTGTCGGATAAAAATATATTTTAAATGTGTAAGGGCTGTATTTAACAGTCCTTTTTTTGTGAATTTTCAATAATACTTGTCCATTTTAAAAATAAACTAAAAATTATAAGTATGTTTCTCCAGTCTGAATAAAAGGACTATATTAAAAATAAAAAAACATTGACTGATTCAAATTGATAATTTTCGTATAAAAAGAGGTTTTAATAAATTATAATGATATTGTTCCAATTTAAAAATTGTTTTAATATAAATTAATTTAAAATAAATATACTTCAAATTTGAAATTATTATAAAAATACTATTGACAAATTTTTTAAATTTGATAAAATTATAAGGTACAAATTTTTTTAAGACTTTACCTATTTTTTATAAAAAACAAATATTTTTCAGGAATATCAAATAAAATACAGATAAAAATAATAGAAAAATATTATAATTATTGGATTTAATTGATTTAATATTAGAAAAATTATAGAAAATAAAGTGTAGTTAAAAAATATAGAACATACTATCAAAGGAGAAATATTTAAATGACAAATAATCTTAGGAAAATATCGCAGGATTTACGTGCGTTTGCAAAAAGAACAAAAAATTTCAAGTATACAGAATCGGCATTAATTGCATTTTTAATGTCAGGAATGCTTTTTACTGCAAATAATTTGTTTGCGGCGCTATCAGAAGAAGAATCCAGCATAGAAAGTCAGAAACGTGTAATTTCTACATCTATAAAGGATATGAAGAAAAATTTTAAAAAAGTTAAGGCTGAAAATAATAAATCAATAAGAAGTAAAAATTTAGAACTGATCCAATTAATGGAACAGGGAGATCATGTTGTAAAATCGCCTTGGAACAGCTGGCAATATGGGGAAAATTATTTCTACAATGACTGGCATGGAACTTATAAGGGCAGAGGGGATAAAGAGAAAAAATATCCTTATG contains:
- a CDS encoding HU family DNA-binding protein codes for the protein MSKKEFVDAYAKATGETKKRAEELVNAFLETAEEFLVKGENIQFVGWGTFEVKERAAREGRNPSTGDPIQIEAKKVVKFKVGKKLADKVAEAK
- a CDS encoding ABC transporter substrate-binding protein; protein product: MKRLLILVSALAFMVLSCGNSNGSKGGNGTESGNGSKKYRIGITQIASHPALDSAREGFKDAFKEAGVTADFDEKNANGETANANLIANNFVGSKEDLIYAIATNAAQPAAQATNDVPVVFAAITDPESAGILKNNVTGVSDRMDVKQQLELLKKLSPNVKKVGVIYNSSEQNSKIQVEDLKKAAKELGMSIVEKSIVQANEIPQAADNLVREADAVYLPTDNLVASVVSLITDKATAAKKIVFGAEAAHVKGGALITQGVSYYEIGKEAGKMAIDILKNGKKPSEIKFKTMPLNEIVINEKTLAALGISLPEDIKSKAKMVQ
- a CDS encoding ABC transporter substrate-binding protein, with translation MKKILLVAMSLLMVLSCGNKGDNTVSGNKDSQASDGKQVYKIGVTQFMEHPSLNLTKQGFEDAFKEAGIKADFDEKNANGEVTNANLIATNYKADKKDLVFGIATPSAQALANNITDIPVLFSAVTDPASAKLLNPNVTGTSDKVENIAAQLDLLAKIKPGLKKIGVLYNPSEQNSTVQVQEIQKIAKEKNIEVVLQGISNFGELAQATKNLLGATDALYLPTDNLVVSGANLITSEAINAKKPVVASENSTVKLGALFTMGLDYYALGKRTGEMAIEILKGKPVSQIPFETSKQMKLYVNEKTAQALGLDVKNSMFNGAEFVSK
- a CDS encoding ABC transporter permease, translating into MNELLVFLQSLPEAFKTGFIYSIMVMGVYLTYKILDFPDMSVDGTFPLGGFVFAAFALSKNGFFGITSPIMGLILAVICGMIAGYITGALHVYLKINGLLSGILVMTGLYSINSRIVGMPNVFISPERSIYEIISYEKDFVPFIIMFVILLILKGLYDYKIKENKYMIRSLATYTVFVIGLIIYVANTKDVKLMLTVLIAFVIKMIIDYVLTSKFGFALRALGNNEQLVVSLGVNEKRLKIFGLMLANGVVALSGALFAQNIKVADLQSGVGTIVIGLAAIILGLGVLKKSRIINEISIVTIGSLMYYFIINLALMSNGWTRSLYEGLHFSDNIIKILEIKPTDVKIITAIILAAILWNELIKKAKKGKKKVKLIKKGEGN
- a CDS encoding ABC transporter ATP-binding protein, with the protein product MIEIKNLYKTFFSELGTEKQVFKGLNFTINDGDFITIIGSNGAGKSTLLNVLNGQIIPDGGNIVLNGNDITSIEQHKRAKWISQVYQNPTMGTAPSMTVLENLSMAKNKGKRFNFTFGLDTKNIEFYKKQLATLGLGLENQLFTQVGLLSGGQRQCLSLIMATLNRPDILLLDEHTAALDPQTSEIILEKTKEIIEKNNITSLMITHNMQDAITYGNRLIMLHAGEVIFDIKGEEKKKLTVEKLLEMFKTKDAKLSDKNIF